The Martelella sp. AD-3 genome includes a region encoding these proteins:
- a CDS encoding AraC family transcriptional regulator, which produces MRGLIRAFQQSGLPLEVLEHKNMPIPLSLMSALFESSARVLGERSLGLSVGKAMSYQVYEEWSNYAAQAGFLGNALRRACATVGSQLSETTMTLFLEQERWMWRVTPPIVGQTSMQYADHIIFPMLAFAQIYLGVDWRPTFIEVCYPRDEATSIIERALKTNLRCNGPGIAIPFSYEEIAVSHPAADAIALKPLTLREVTGDVALSEAPEPARSFSAVVALRLLAGQTDIDGAAEIAGFGVQGLQRRLRVAGYTYREIVEMARRDRAMALLTQTDLSIAQIAFALGYEEHANFSRAFQRWMGCSPSTYRNGMQRTPV; this is translated from the coding sequence ATGCGCGGCCTGATCAGGGCGTTTCAGCAGTCCGGCCTGCCTCTTGAGGTCCTCGAACACAAGAACATGCCGATACCGCTGAGCTTGATGAGTGCGCTCTTCGAAAGCAGCGCGAGGGTGCTTGGCGAGCGAAGCCTGGGACTGTCGGTCGGCAAGGCCATGTCCTATCAAGTCTATGAGGAATGGTCCAATTACGCTGCGCAGGCCGGTTTCCTGGGCAATGCACTGCGCCGCGCTTGTGCCACGGTCGGATCACAATTGTCTGAAACGACGATGACGCTCTTTCTGGAACAGGAGCGCTGGATGTGGCGTGTGACGCCGCCGATCGTGGGCCAGACCAGCATGCAATATGCCGACCATATCATCTTTCCCATGCTGGCGTTCGCGCAGATTTATCTCGGCGTCGATTGGCGGCCGACCTTTATCGAGGTTTGCTATCCGCGCGACGAGGCTACATCGATTATCGAGCGCGCGTTGAAGACCAACTTGCGATGCAATGGTCCCGGCATCGCCATTCCCTTCTCATATGAGGAGATCGCCGTCTCTCATCCCGCCGCTGACGCTATTGCATTAAAACCCCTGACACTGCGGGAGGTGACTGGCGATGTCGCGTTGAGCGAAGCGCCCGAACCGGCGCGTTCATTTTCAGCGGTCGTCGCCTTGCGGCTTCTGGCGGGCCAAACTGATATCGACGGTGCTGCGGAAATCGCGGGCTTTGGTGTTCAGGGCCTGCAGCGGCGCCTGCGCGTCGCGGGATATACCTATCGCGAGATTGTCGAGATGGCGCGGCGCGATAGGGCCATGGCGCTTCTGACGCAAACCGATCTGTCCATCGCCCAGATCGCTTTCGCGCTCGGCTATGAGGAACATGCGAATTTCAGCCGTGCCTTCCAGCGCTGGATGGGCTGTTCGCCAAGCACCTATCGCAATGGTATGCAGCGCACTCCGGTGTGA
- a CDS encoding site-specific integrase has protein sequence MEKIGVVFRAAELDGSVSTGLINFFRLLALTGCRLSELLSLTWAEIDFERGVLDLKDAKAGARSHVISAIALDLFASMERVPGSEFVFTSGSGTTPFDKSNAERAWRKLRRRAGLEDIRIHDLRHMVGTMAGSSGANAFQIRDLLGHKTLAVTGRYVAREDNPIREIQDRISTHVEQGLWGKTK, from the coding sequence TTGGAAAAGATCGGGGTGGTGTTTCGTGCTGCAGAACTAGACGGCTCGGTCTCGACCGGTTTGATCAACTTCTTTCGCCTGCTTGCGCTTACCGGTTGCCGCCTTTCAGAACTGCTCTCGTTGACTTGGGCAGAAATCGACTTCGAACGCGGCGTTCTTGATCTCAAAGACGCAAAGGCAGGCGCACGATCTCACGTCATCTCTGCAATAGCCCTTGACCTATTTGCCTCCATGGAAAGGGTTCCGGGCAGCGAGTTTGTCTTCACCTCCGGATCGGGCACAACACCTTTTGACAAATCCAATGCCGAACGCGCTTGGCGCAAGCTTCGGAGGAGGGCAGGCCTTGAAGACATAAGAATACATGATCTCAGGCACATGGTGGGAACCATGGCGGGCTCGAGCGGCGCCAATGCCTTTCAGATTCGCGATCTACTCGGACACAAGACACTTGCTGTTACCGGCCGCTATGTCGCACGTGAGGATAACCCGATCAGAGAAATTCAAGATCGGATTTCGACACACGTGGAGCAAGGGCTATGGGGAAAAACAAAATAA
- a CDS encoding cytochrome c3 family protein has product MSVVFSQDDAGYHALVTEADGTTTQRDVHSVVGIEPLQQYLFETEPGRLQSFDIVWDTEKKEWFHLYPDQILQPEDGLHWTGPYKNWNARCAECHATGFEKNYDPATASYHSTQAEIGVGCEACHGPGSDHVEWMRTHAKDDAKQNPGYGLTMEAQAGTQGWIEQCAGCHSRREAYGDGNPLPGTPYHDAYRLLTLNDGLYYPDGQIRGEVYVYGSFLQSKMYREGVGCLNCHDPHTTELIAEGNALCTQCHSPAGNTEFPTLTLKDYDTPEHHHHETGTAGAECKSCHMAEQVYMGNDWRADHSFRIPRPDLDAITGAPDACTGCHTDETADWAAQTLAEWYPQSSHRGPHFGDAFAMALQNPVLSKNRLVEIANDDETADIVRATALALLKPLQDRDAADETAALLDDESPMVRAFSVGLQPVAPTEAAVGNVAPRLSDSSRTVRFAALRQLFGLPVERLPEEVRIDHDAVMAEWRRSQSYRADFPETHLVLAGNALVHRDYEEALAEFRKSVALDPQRLDAWSMIIRLTSALEDERALRAVVLAALEANPGSTELRNFAHQLEVVVPSKTTSD; this is encoded by the coding sequence ATGTCCGTCGTCTTTTCGCAGGACGATGCGGGCTATCATGCGCTGGTGACGGAAGCCGATGGCACGACGACGCAGCGCGATGTGCACTCGGTCGTCGGCATCGAACCGCTGCAGCAATATCTTTTCGAGACGGAGCCCGGCCGTTTGCAAAGCTTCGATATCGTCTGGGACACCGAAAAGAAAGAATGGTTCCATCTCTATCCCGACCAGATTTTGCAGCCCGAGGACGGCCTGCATTGGACCGGGCCTTACAAGAACTGGAACGCGCGTTGCGCCGAATGCCACGCGACGGGATTTGAAAAGAACTACGACCCGGCAACCGCGAGCTATCATTCGACTCAAGCCGAGATTGGCGTCGGTTGCGAGGCGTGCCACGGACCGGGCTCAGACCATGTCGAGTGGATGAGAACCCACGCCAAAGACGACGCAAAGCAAAATCCGGGTTATGGCCTGACGATGGAGGCGCAAGCCGGTACGCAAGGCTGGATCGAGCAATGCGCCGGCTGTCACTCCCGCCGCGAGGCCTATGGCGATGGCAACCCCTTGCCCGGGACGCCGTATCACGATGCCTACCGGTTGCTCACCCTGAACGACGGCCTCTACTATCCCGATGGCCAGATCCGCGGCGAAGTCTATGTTTACGGCTCGTTCCTGCAGTCGAAAATGTATCGCGAGGGCGTCGGCTGTCTGAATTGTCACGATCCGCATACGACCGAACTGATTGCCGAGGGTAATGCGCTTTGCACGCAGTGCCACTCGCCAGCCGGCAATACCGAATTTCCGACGCTGACGCTGAAAGACTATGATACGCCGGAACACCATCACCACGAAACAGGGACAGCCGGCGCCGAATGCAAGAGCTGCCATATGGCGGAGCAGGTCTATATGGGCAATGACTGGCGGGCCGATCACAGTTTTCGCATTCCCCGCCCCGATCTCGATGCCATCACCGGTGCCCCGGATGCGTGCACCGGCTGCCACACAGACGAAACGGCAGACTGGGCGGCACAAACGCTTGCGGAATGGTATCCACAATCCAGCCATCGTGGGCCGCACTTCGGCGACGCCTTCGCCATGGCATTGCAAAATCCCGTACTGTCAAAGAACAGGCTCGTCGAGATCGCCAATGACGACGAGACGGCGGATATCGTTCGGGCGACGGCGCTTGCTCTGCTGAAGCCGCTTCAGGACCGGGATGCGGCTGACGAAACGGCGGCGCTTCTGGACGATGAAAGCCCGATGGTGCGCGCATTCTCTGTCGGTTTACAGCCTGTTGCGCCGACAGAAGCCGCTGTCGGCAACGTCGCGCCACGATTGTCCGATTCGTCCCGAACGGTGCGCTTTGCCGCACTGCGACAGCTTTTCGGACTGCCCGTCGAGCGCCTGCCGGAAGAGGTCCGCATCGATCATGATGCGGTGATGGCCGAATGGCGCAGGTCGCAGTCCTACAGAGCCGATTTTCCGGAAACGCATCTGGTTCTGGCAGGCAATGCGCTGGTCCACCGAGACTATGAGGAAGCGCTTGCGGAATTCCGGAAATCCGTCGCGCTCGATCCGCAAAGGCTGGACGCCTGGAGCATGATCATACGCCTCACAAGTGCGCTCGAGGATGAGAGAGCCTTAAGGGCGGTGGTATTGGCGGCGCTTGAGGCCAACCCGGGATCCACTGAGCTACGGAATTTTGCTCATCAGCTCGAAGTGGTGGTTCCTTCTAAAACCACATCTGACTAG
- a CDS encoding arylsulfatase, protein MAQDSASTTAPAEQPNIMFIMADDVGYMQPGIYHRGLMVGETPNIDRIGHEGAMFTDYYAQQSCTAGRTSFFTGMNPVRAGMLLPEIPGSESYLRKGTPSLAVFLRDLGYTTGEFGKNHLGDTAESLPTAHGFEEFWGYLYHLDAMQGVSFPDINSSPTEQAVVPPCTNTPVPGLSDPPGAIDPADGLCMTPPRPVIACSSSDGTEANQSCTDEGPLTLERSKTVDEEISAKVVDFLDRKDPDKTGKPFFVWYNPARMHVTTVLSDKYQNMIGTKGGKDWGLNEAGMKQVDDNIGLVIKKLEEMGELDNTILVFTTDNGAETITFPDGGVTPFAAGKLSTWEGGMRVPLVVRWPGHIEPGTINNDMFSSLDWLPTLVELAGGAKGDDLNKQIQAGEYPGIVKTKLDGFNQVGSLTGDEGSARDTFFYYSGQTPSAVRYKNWKMYFAMVDQDPSKTFLGPVKYSWTQVVNIKRDPFEQSIGSFSKTFNGIGGALGSPSTAYAYDWNMLPIGQALWLKELESYKEFPPLQHPAAYNLDAVIAGVKASSTSKE, encoded by the coding sequence ATGGCCCAGGACAGCGCTAGCACAACCGCGCCCGCGGAACAGCCCAACATCATGTTCATCATGGCTGACGACGTCGGGTACATGCAGCCCGGCATCTATCACCGTGGCCTGATGGTTGGCGAAACGCCGAATATCGACCGGATCGGCCATGAAGGCGCGATGTTCACCGACTACTACGCCCAGCAGAGCTGCACGGCGGGCCGCACCTCCTTTTTCACGGGCATGAACCCGGTGCGTGCCGGCATGCTGCTGCCGGAAATTCCCGGTTCTGAATCCTATCTGCGCAAGGGCACGCCTTCGCTTGCCGTTTTCCTGCGCGACCTTGGCTACACCACCGGTGAATTCGGCAAGAACCACCTTGGCGACACGGCCGAATCGCTGCCGACCGCTCATGGCTTTGAAGAGTTCTGGGGCTATCTCTACCACCTCGACGCCATGCAGGGCGTTTCCTTCCCCGACATCAATTCCAGCCCGACCGAACAGGCCGTCGTGCCGCCTTGCACAAACACCCCGGTTCCCGGCCTGTCCGATCCGCCCGGCGCGATCGACCCGGCTGACGGTCTGTGCATGACGCCGCCGCGTCCGGTCATCGCATGCTCCTCGTCGGATGGCACGGAGGCAAACCAGAGCTGCACCGATGAAGGTCCGCTCACGCTTGAGCGCTCGAAGACCGTTGACGAGGAAATCTCCGCCAAGGTCGTCGACTTCCTCGACCGCAAGGATCCGGACAAGACCGGCAAGCCCTTCTTCGTCTGGTACAATCCCGCACGCATGCATGTGACCACAGTTCTGTCCGACAAGTATCAGAACATGATCGGCACCAAGGGCGGCAAGGACTGGGGCCTCAACGAAGCCGGCATGAAACAGGTCGATGACAATATCGGCCTTGTTATCAAGAAGCTGGAAGAGATGGGCGAACTGGACAACACCATTCTCGTGTTCACCACCGATAACGGCGCTGAAACCATCACCTTCCCCGATGGCGGCGTGACGCCGTTTGCGGCCGGCAAACTGTCGACCTGGGAAGGCGGCATGCGCGTTCCGCTCGTCGTTCGCTGGCCGGGTCACATTGAGCCGGGTACGATCAACAACGACATGTTCTCCTCGCTTGACTGGCTGCCGACGCTCGTTGAACTGGCTGGCGGCGCCAAGGGCGATGATCTGAACAAGCAGATCCAGGCCGGCGAATATCCGGGCATCGTCAAGACCAAGCTGGACGGCTTCAACCAGGTCGGCTCGCTGACGGGCGATGAGGGGTCTGCGCGCGATACGTTCTTCTACTATTCAGGGCAGACGCCTTCGGCGGTGCGCTACAAGAACTGGAAGATGTATTTCGCCATGGTGGATCAGGATCCGTCCAAGACCTTCCTTGGCCCCGTCAAGTACAGCTGGACGCAGGTCGTCAACATCAAGCGTGATCCCTTCGAGCAGTCGATCGGTTCTTTCTCGAAGACATTCAACGGTATCGGCGGTGCGCTTGGCTCGCCCTCGACGGCCTATGCCTATGACTGGAACATGCTGCCGATCGGTCAGGCCCTGTGGCTGAAGGAGCTGGAATCCTACAAGGAATTCCCGCCGCTCCAGCACCCGGCCGCCTATAACCTCGATGCCGTGATCGCCGGTGTGAAGGCGTCCAGCACATCGAAGGAATAG
- a CDS encoding cyclic nucleotide-binding domain-containing protein: MRSSDLPQVRALGLFNSMGEENFEALMQAAYLQTFPPQLDLVHEGDPADFLYVVIEGCVELYANANRREATMAMVHPISAFILAAVLKDAVYLMSARTRARSKILLIPSENVRSIFELDDAFARAMVLEMAGSYRYVIKEHKGLKLRSSVERLANTLLRQDHEFGNGTGTFDLPYDKRTLASLLGMTPENLSRAFNTLKPYGLEVDGTSIRLTDIASLKTLAKPTPLIDDPKT, encoded by the coding sequence ATGCGGTCATCCGATTTGCCCCAGGTGCGGGCGCTCGGCCTGTTCAACAGCATGGGCGAGGAGAACTTCGAGGCGCTTATGCAGGCGGCCTATCTCCAGACCTTTCCGCCACAGCTCGATCTGGTGCATGAGGGCGATCCGGCTGATTTCCTCTATGTCGTGATCGAAGGCTGCGTCGAGCTTTACGCGAATGCCAACCGACGCGAGGCGACGATGGCGATGGTGCATCCGATCAGCGCCTTCATCCTGGCCGCCGTGCTGAAGGACGCGGTCTATCTGATGTCGGCACGCACGCGGGCGCGCTCGAAAATCCTTCTGATCCCCTCGGAAAACGTCCGCTCGATCTTCGAGCTCGATGACGCCTTCGCAAGGGCCATGGTGCTGGAAATGGCCGGCAGCTATCGCTACGTCATCAAGGAGCACAAGGGCCTCAAGCTGCGCAGTTCCGTCGAACGGTTGGCGAACACGCTGCTGCGCCAGGACCATGAATTCGGCAATGGCACCGGCACATTCGACCTGCCCTATGACAAGCGCACGCTCGCCTCGCTGCTCGGCATGACGCCGGAAAACCTGTCGCGCGCCTTCAACACGCTGAAGCCCTACGGCCTCGAGGTCGACGGAACGTCGATCCGGCTTACCGACATCGCGTCCCTGAAGACACTCGCCAAACCCACGCCGTTGATCGACGACCCGAAGACCTGA
- a CDS encoding HAD family phosphatase has product MTMNRHIRAALIAPVFALAMAAIAEAGEAAPLASWNDGDTKQAILDFVASATDESGPNYVAPADRIAVFDNDGTLWTEHPMYTQLAFALDRVKALAPDHPEWKTTEPFKSALAGDMKGLAASGEKGVAQLIMATHTGMSTADFEVIVADWFKTAKHPRFDRPYTELAYQPMLEVLDYFRDNGFETYIVSGGGIEFMRVITEEVYGIPPQQVVGSSVKTKFEIVNGKPQLTREAKLAFDDDKDGKPVGINAMIGKRPVAAFGNSDGDRQMLEWTAAGPAATLMMLVHHDDGTREYAYGPAGGLPDSPFGHMSQSTLDEANASDWTVISMKNDWTTIFPETTK; this is encoded by the coding sequence ATGACGATGAACAGACATATCCGCGCCGCACTGATTGCGCCCGTTTTTGCATTGGCCATGGCGGCAATCGCCGAGGCTGGGGAAGCTGCCCCGCTTGCCTCCTGGAATGACGGCGACACAAAACAGGCCATTCTTGATTTCGTCGCAAGCGCGACGGATGAAAGTGGCCCGAACTATGTCGCCCCTGCCGACCGGATCGCGGTGTTCGACAATGACGGAACGCTGTGGACCGAGCACCCGATGTATACCCAGCTTGCCTTCGCGCTGGATCGCGTCAAGGCGCTGGCGCCCGACCACCCCGAATGGAAGACGACCGAGCCGTTCAAATCGGCTCTCGCAGGCGACATGAAGGGCCTGGCAGCAAGCGGCGAGAAAGGGGTGGCACAACTGATCATGGCAACCCATACCGGCATGAGCACGGCTGACTTCGAGGTTATCGTTGCCGACTGGTTCAAGACGGCCAAGCACCCGCGTTTCGACCGCCCCTATACCGAGCTCGCCTATCAGCCGATGCTGGAAGTGCTGGACTATTTCCGCGACAACGGGTTTGAGACCTATATCGTGTCGGGTGGCGGCATCGAGTTCATGCGCGTCATTACCGAGGAAGTCTACGGCATTCCCCCGCAGCAGGTCGTCGGCTCGTCGGTCAAGACGAAATTCGAGATTGTCAATGGCAAGCCGCAGCTGACAAGAGAGGCCAAGCTCGCCTTCGACGATGACAAGGACGGCAAGCCCGTCGGCATCAACGCCATGATCGGCAAGCGCCCGGTTGCCGCCTTCGGCAATTCCGATGGCGACCGCCAGATGCTGGAATGGACCGCAGCAGGCCCCGCCGCGACCTTGATGATGCTGGTGCATCACGATGACGGCACCCGTGAATATGCCTATGGCCCGGCAGGCGGCCTGCCAGATTCTCCCTTCGGTCACATGTCGCAATCCACCCTCGACGAGGCGAATGCCAGCGACTGGACCGTGATCAGTATGAAAAACGACTGGACAACGATCTTCCCGGAAACGACGAAGTAA
- a CDS encoding MFS transporter has translation MSAVDGVSRGDQRRALCLSTVAFTVCFAVWTIFAIIGVEIKSELGLSETQFGILVATPVLTGSLTRLMLGIWTEQYGGRLVFPLQMLLAAAATFLLTSATTYPLFLLAALGVGLAGGSFAVGVTYVSHWYPPEKQGTALGIFGAGNVGAAVTKFGAPFVMVAFGWQAVANVWAFALAAIAVIFFVFSKHDPVFEARRLSGAKATTVAAQLAPLKNLQVWRFSLYYFFVFGAFVAMALWLPHYLVDVYGVDIRTAGMAAAAFSLSASLFRAYGGHLSDRFGARSVMYWTFGFALLLLFMLSYPPTSYTIHAKGGDIVFSTAMSFGAFVLMIFCLGFFMSLGKAAVYKHIPVYYPDNVGSVGGLVGMIGGLGGFVLPIVFGTLLDLTGVYTTCFAFLFLLVLVALTWMHLSIRQMERRNRTTTDTLPELPEFEGMTPKTSAATLTEWNPEDKTFWEQTGRKIAKRNLWISIPALLLAFSVWMVWSVVVARLPAIGFDFTDAQLFWLAALPGLSGATLRIFYSFMVPIFGGRLWTTLSTASLLLPAMGIGYAVQNPETPYLIFLVLALLCGLGGGNFASSMANISFFFPKAEKGNALAMNAGLGNLGVSVMQFLVPVVITMGVFGALGGEPQALSDGGRLWLQNAGFVWVPFIIAATIAAYFGMNDIASAKASFADQAVIFSRFHNWIMCVLYTGTFGSFIGYSAGFPLLMKTQFPEVNALSYAFLGPLVGALSRAGTGWISDRFGGGRVTFWTFVGMFVAVVGVLQFLPQDGAGGNFWAFFACFMALFFLTGVGNASTFQMIPAIMRQEVPRLMPELDAGALQKQTDRESAAIIAFTSAIAAYGAFFIPKSYGTSISMTGGPDMALWGFGIFYVICAVLTFFYYTRRNAPVPC, from the coding sequence ATGTCTGCAGTTGACGGTGTTTCGCGCGGTGACCAGCGTCGGGCGCTCTGTCTCAGCACGGTGGCGTTCACAGTCTGTTTCGCGGTCTGGACGATCTTCGCCATCATCGGGGTCGAGATCAAAAGTGAACTCGGCCTCTCCGAAACCCAGTTCGGCATTCTGGTGGCAACGCCGGTTCTCACCGGCTCGCTGACCCGACTGATGCTCGGCATTTGGACCGAGCAATATGGCGGGCGTTTGGTGTTTCCGTTGCAGATGCTGCTGGCCGCCGCGGCGACCTTTCTCCTGACCAGCGCCACGACCTATCCGCTTTTCCTGCTCGCCGCCCTTGGCGTCGGTCTTGCCGGCGGCTCCTTCGCCGTCGGCGTCACCTATGTGTCGCACTGGTATCCGCCGGAAAAGCAGGGTACGGCGCTCGGCATTTTCGGCGCGGGTAATGTCGGCGCGGCGGTGACGAAATTCGGCGCGCCCTTTGTCATGGTGGCCTTCGGCTGGCAGGCGGTTGCCAATGTCTGGGCCTTCGCTCTGGCAGCCATTGCCGTCATCTTCTTCGTGTTCTCCAAACATGATCCGGTGTTCGAGGCCCGCCGCCTCTCCGGCGCGAAGGCGACCACGGTCGCGGCCCAGCTCGCGCCGCTGAAGAACCTGCAGGTCTGGCGCTTCTCGCTCTACTATTTCTTCGTCTTCGGCGCCTTCGTCGCGATGGCGCTGTGGCTGCCGCATTACCTCGTCGATGTCTACGGCGTCGATATCCGCACCGCGGGCATGGCGGCGGCCGCCTTCTCGCTCTCGGCCAGCCTGTTCCGCGCCTATGGCGGTCATCTCTCGGACCGGTTCGGCGCGCGCTCGGTGATGTACTGGACCTTCGGCTTTGCGCTGCTCTTGCTGTTCATGCTGTCCTACCCGCCGACCAGCTACACGATCCATGCCAAGGGCGGTGATATCGTCTTCTCGACCGCGATGAGCTTCGGCGCCTTCGTGCTGATGATCTTCTGTCTCGGTTTCTTCATGAGCCTCGGCAAGGCGGCGGTCTACAAGCATATCCCGGTCTATTATCCCGACAATGTCGGCTCGGTCGGCGGTCTCGTCGGCATGATCGGCGGTCTCGGCGGCTTCGTCCTGCCGATCGTGTTCGGCACGCTGCTGGACCTGACCGGCGTCTACACCACCTGCTTCGCCTTCCTGTTCCTGCTTGTGCTGGTCGCCCTGACCTGGATGCATCTTTCCATCCGCCAGATGGAGCGCCGCAACCGGACGACGACCGACACCCTGCCGGAACTGCCGGAATTCGAGGGCATGACGCCGAAGACGTCGGCGGCGACGCTGACGGAATGGAACCCGGAGGACAAGACCTTCTGGGAACAGACCGGGCGGAAGATTGCCAAGCGTAATCTGTGGATCTCCATTCCCGCGCTGCTTCTCGCCTTTTCGGTCTGGATGGTGTGGTCGGTCGTCGTCGCGCGGCTTCCCGCGATCGGCTTCGATTTCACCGATGCCCAGCTCTTCTGGCTGGCGGCGTTGCCGGGGCTTTCGGGCGCCACGCTCAGGATCTTCTATTCCTTCATGGTGCCGATTTTCGGCGGCCGGCTGTGGACCACGCTTTCCACCGCCTCGCTGCTGCTGCCGGCCATGGGCATCGGCTATGCCGTGCAAAACCCGGAAACGCCCTATCTGATCTTCCTCGTTCTGGCGCTTCTGTGCGGTCTCGGCGGCGGCAATTTCGCCTCGTCCATGGCCAATATCAGCTTCTTCTTCCCCAAGGCCGAAAAGGGCAATGCGCTCGCCATGAATGCCGGTCTCGGCAATCTCGGGGTCTCGGTCATGCAGTTCCTGGTGCCGGTCGTCATCACCATGGGCGTCTTCGGCGCGCTTGGCGGCGAACCGCAGGCGCTTTCGGATGGCGGGCGGCTTTGGCTGCAGAATGCCGGCTTCGTCTGGGTGCCGTTCATCATCGCCGCCACCATCGCCGCCTATTTCGGCATGAATGACATTGCCTCGGCCAAGGCCTCCTTTGCCGATCAGGCGGTGATTTTCTCGCGCTTCCACAACTGGATCATGTGCGTCCTTTACACCGGCACGTTCGGCTCGTTCATCGGCTATTCGGCGGGTTTCCCGCTGTTGATGAAAACCCAGTTCCCCGAGGTCAACGCGCTGTCCTACGCCTTCCTCGGCCCGCTTGTCGGCGCGCTGAGCCGGGCTGGCACAGGCTGGATTTCCGACCGCTTCGGTGGCGGGCGGGTGACCTTCTGGACCTTCGTCGGCATGTTCGTCGCTGTCGTCGGCGTGCTGCAATTCCTGCCGCAGGACGGGGCGGGCGGTAATTTCTGGGCCTTCTTCGCCTGCTTCATGGCGCTGTTCTTCCTCACTGGTGTGGGCAATGCGTCGACCTTCCAGATGATCCCGGCAATCATGCGCCAGGAAGTGCCGCGGCTGATGCCGGAACTGGATGCGGGCGCGCTGCAGAAGCAGACGGACCGCGAGAGCGCGGCGATCATCGCGTTTACCTCGGCGATTGCCGCCTATGGCGCATTCTTCATCCCCAAATCCTATGGAACCTCAATCTCGATGACCGGCGGACCGGATATGGCGCTGTGGGGCTTCGGCATCTTCTACGTCATCTGCGCCGTGCTGACCTTCTTCTACTACACCCGCCGCAATGCGCCGGTGCCCTGCTAA